From the genome of Cyanobacteriota bacterium:
GCTTGTCTCCCCCTCTGCTAGCCTCGTCCATCCCTGCGACGATGTGGCCATCACCTTGGCACCATTATCCCTTAATGAAGTCTATGCCCTAGCCGATGACCCAGCCAATGGCGCGATCGTCGTCATGAGTGGCATGGTGCGCAACCAAACCGATGGCAAACCTGTAGTCGCATTGGAATATCAAGCTTATGAGCCGATGGCGATTGCTGTGTTTCGCCAGATTGCCCAGCACATTCGCCTCACGTGGACAGATGTAAACCGGGTTGTGATTCATCATCGGGTAGGACGCTTACAGGTCGGAGATATCAGCGTGCTAGTAGCAGTAGGTTGTCCCCATCGGGCTGAAGCCTTTGCTGCTTGTCAGTATGCGATCGATACCCTAAAGCACAATGCCCCCATCTGGAAAAAGGAGCATTGGGCTGATGGGTCTAGCAGTTGGGTGAGTATTGGTGCCTGCGAAGACAACTCCCTGCCATGAAGCCAACATTCCAGAGGTGCTTGCTGCTTAGAGTTCTGCTGGAGGAGACTGTAGGCGCATCAACCAAGCAAAACCTGCACTCGTGGCAAACATTAACAGACTGTAGATAGCCGCCGGAATCGCCATGTTTGGATTATTTAACAGTGTGGGGGCACTGGCAATGGCGATCGCTAACGTCCCATTTTGAATGCCCACTTCCACAGTGATAGCCTTGATGCTAGAGTGATCCAGGCGGGCTAAACACCCCAGCCCATAGCCCAGCGCCATGGTGAGCACATTCAGCGTCAACGTTACACCACCTACCTGCAAGAAGAAACTGGCTAGATTGGCTCTTTCCTTTAGCAATAAGCCTGTGATGATCACGGCAAGGAAAAAGAGAGATAGCCACTTTACCCCTGTTTCCACCCTGGCCGCAACCTTGGGGGCATAGTGACGAATCACCATCCCCAGACTCACAGGAATTACCGTAATCACCGCAATTTGCATAATCGTCGCCAGTAGTGGCAGTTGCAGTGTTGCATCAGCCTGCATAAAGACTTGCATTCCCCAATTCACCACTAGGGGAATAGTAAACACTGTAATCAAACTGCTTACGGCTGTTAGCGTAATAGACAATGCTACATTGCCCTGCACCAGGTAGGTGATGAGATTAGAGGTAGGCCCGCCTGGGCTAGCCGCTAGAATGACGACTCCTACTGCTAATTCACGCGAGAGGGGAAAGAGCCTTGCCAAGCCAAACCCTACCAGTGGCAAGATCACCAATTGAGCCAACAATCCGACTAGCACTAGCTTAGGTTCCGTCAATACCCGCTTAAAGTCACTGACGGTTAGCCCTAATCCCATGCCCAACATAATGATGAACAGGGCAAGGGGAAGAAACACCGCTGTAAGAAAGTTAGACTCCATAGAGGTCAGATTTCATAGATGTCACATTTCACAAAGTGCTCTTATCCTACAGGGCGATTGAGTCC
Proteins encoded in this window:
- a CDS encoding molybdenum cofactor biosynthesis protein MoaE, whose protein sequence is MLVSPSASLVHPCDDVAITLAPLSLNEVYALADDPANGAIVVMSGMVRNQTDGKPVVALEYQAYEPMAIAVFRQIAQHIRLTWTDVNRVVIHHRVGRLQVGDISVLVAVGCPHRAEAFAACQYAIDTLKHNAPIWKKEHWADGSSSWVSIGACEDNSLP
- a CDS encoding bile acid:sodium symporter family protein — encoded protein: MESNFLTAVFLPLALFIIMLGMGLGLTVSDFKRVLTEPKLVLVGLLAQLVILPLVGFGLARLFPLSRELAVGVVILAASPGGPTSNLITYLVQGNVALSITLTAVSSLITVFTIPLVVNWGMQVFMQADATLQLPLLATIMQIAVITVIPVSLGMVIRHYAPKVAARVETGVKWLSLFFLAVIITGLLLKERANLASFFLQVGGVTLTLNVLTMALGYGLGCLARLDHSSIKAITVEVGIQNGTLAIAIASAPTLLNNPNMAIPAAIYSLLMFATSAGFAWLMRLQSPPAEL